One region of Permianibacter fluminis genomic DNA includes:
- a CDS encoding SCO family protein: MKLRTLALASLLVCGIASGATAATTSAAASSGALPTDSLYHSETHWQDMNNQSVLLPTLQGKVQLVAFVYTHCVSMCPVIVADLQRVEAMLTDTERQQVHFTLISLDPERDLPETMLAFMQTHKLDTEHWQFMRGNDDDTRELAMLFNIRYRQEGEEIVHSNTISVLDGSGRLIHQRLGAGGLDAVMTAIRQQLRH, translated from the coding sequence ATGAAACTTCGCACACTCGCCCTGGCCAGTTTGCTGGTTTGCGGCATTGCTTCCGGCGCCACTGCAGCCACAACATCGGCCGCCGCATCGAGCGGTGCGCTACCGACCGACTCGCTTTATCACAGTGAAACGCACTGGCAGGACATGAATAATCAGTCGGTGCTGCTGCCGACGCTACAAGGCAAGGTCCAGCTGGTCGCGTTTGTCTATACCCATTGCGTCAGCATGTGTCCGGTCATTGTCGCGGATCTGCAGCGCGTGGAAGCCATGCTGACGGATACCGAGCGTCAGCAAGTTCACTTCACGCTGATTTCACTGGATCCGGAACGCGACCTGCCCGAGACCATGCTGGCTTTCATGCAAACCCACAAGCTCGATACCGAACATTGGCAGTTCATGCGCGGCAACGATGACGACACCCGCGAGTTGGCTATGCTGTTCAATATCCGTTATCGGCAGGAAGGCGAGGAGATTGTTCACTCGAACACCATCAGCGTGTTGGACGGATCCGGCCGATTGATTCATCAGCGGCTCGGCGCTGGCGGTCTGGATGCGGTGATGACCGCCATCCGCCAACAGCTGCGGCACTGA
- a CDS encoding formylglycine-generating enzyme family protein, which translates to MTHTDLRRIIALLAALCTGALLAAERVSIPAGEYRPLFASATAAKQQVAGFQLDRLPVSNQQFATFVSKAVRWQPERINPLFADEHYLQHWQKNATTVAAPRPEELQAPVTNVSWFAAKAYCQAQGGRLPTTAEWEYVASAGSVDPQADEKLILGWYSATTPAFMPAAGQRAANAFGVHDLHGLIWEWTQDFSASMTTGESRGDSALDNQFFCGSAAAGSADPSQYAAFMRYALRSSLQGRYTVANLGFRCAYSPSSLNAIETTP; encoded by the coding sequence ATGACCCATACCGATCTGCGCAGGATCATCGCGCTGCTGGCGGCGCTCTGTACTGGAGCGTTGCTGGCGGCCGAGCGGGTCAGCATTCCGGCCGGCGAATACCGGCCGCTGTTTGCCAGCGCCACCGCTGCAAAACAGCAAGTCGCCGGTTTTCAGCTGGACCGTTTGCCGGTCAGTAATCAACAGTTTGCGACGTTTGTCAGCAAAGCGGTGCGCTGGCAGCCAGAGCGGATCAATCCGCTGTTTGCTGATGAACACTATCTGCAACACTGGCAAAAAAATGCCACCACCGTGGCAGCGCCGCGGCCGGAAGAATTGCAGGCGCCGGTCACCAATGTGTCCTGGTTTGCTGCCAAAGCCTATTGCCAAGCGCAAGGTGGTCGTTTGCCAACCACAGCTGAGTGGGAATATGTGGCCAGCGCTGGCAGTGTTGATCCGCAAGCAGATGAAAAATTGATTCTTGGCTGGTATTCCGCGACAACGCCGGCATTCATGCCGGCCGCTGGCCAACGCGCTGCGAATGCTTTTGGCGTACATGATCTGCATGGCCTGATTTGGGAATGGACCCAGGATTTCAGCGCCTCGATGACCACCGGCGAATCGCGCGGCGATAGCGCACTCGACAATCAATTCTTCTGTGGTTCGGCTGCCGCTGGGAGCGCGGATCCGAGTCAATACGCAGCTTTCATGCGGTACGCGCTGCGCTCGTCCTTGCAGGGGCGCTATACGGTCGCCAACCTTGGCTTTCGCTGCGCTTACAGTCCGTCCTCACTTAACGCCATCGAGACCACACCATGA
- the fnr gene encoding fumarate/nitrate reduction transcriptional regulator Fnr, translating into MRINEVASPMPKISCQQCSISQLCLPVSLAEAEVEHLDSIIKRNRPLQRGEHMFRAGDSFQSLYAIRSGSLKTYTVSPDGEEQITGFHLAGEVIGLDAVYKQSHPSFAMALETTMVCELPFEQLEELSGSIPGLRQQLLKVMSREILEDQELLLLLNKKNAEERLAAFLINLSTRYARRGRSAQRFLLPMTRGDIGNYLGLTIETVSRLFTRYQKAELIQAQGKEVSILDMKTMSEMAGINCTVHSD; encoded by the coding sequence ATGCGCATCAATGAAGTGGCAAGTCCTATGCCAAAAATTTCTTGCCAGCAATGCAGCATCAGTCAGCTTTGCCTGCCGGTCAGCTTGGCCGAAGCCGAAGTCGAACACCTCGACAGCATCATCAAGCGCAACCGTCCCTTGCAGCGCGGCGAGCATATGTTTCGCGCTGGCGATTCCTTTCAGTCGTTGTATGCCATTCGCAGTGGCAGCTTGAAGACCTATACCGTCTCGCCGGATGGCGAAGAGCAAATCACCGGCTTTCATCTGGCCGGTGAAGTGATTGGCCTTGATGCGGTCTACAAGCAATCGCACCCGAGTTTTGCCATGGCGCTGGAAACCACCATGGTGTGCGAGCTGCCGTTTGAGCAACTGGAAGAATTGTCCGGCAGCATCCCCGGGCTGCGTCAGCAGCTGCTGAAAGTGATGAGTCGGGAAATTCTTGAAGATCAGGAACTCTTGCTGCTGCTGAACAAAAAAAATGCCGAAGAGCGGCTGGCTGCCTTTCTGATTAACCTGTCCACCCGTTACGCCCGTCGCGGCCGTTCGGCACAGCGCTTTCTGCTGCCAATGACCCGCGGTGACATCGGTAATTATCTTGGCCTGACCATTGAAACGGTCAGTCGTTTGTTTACCCGTTATCAAAAAGCTGAATTGATCCAGGCCCAAGGCAAGGAAGTCAGTATTCTCGACATGAAGACCATGAGCGAGATGGCGGGCATCAACTGTACCGTGCATTCTGACTAA